One window from the genome of Deinococcus cellulosilyticus NBRC 106333 = KACC 11606 encodes:
- a CDS encoding S8 family peptidase: MSHTSVLKRLILITTVLLSLASCSQTPKAPEATAEVQNPEISQLGSADVFDMTLSDRSNYQTTAVRWWTSGVKWWVSGTNSGLEYWTDAVRWWASAVRWWAEGVFLPAPDNSKPFKLINLDKAQLLAPNLGAGVNIALIDTGVDLNHPMLTGAVKSGWDYLGNDSNASEEGADTDVAYGHGTAVAGLIRQVAPKATITAFRVITSDGSGRSRDVAKAIYDAVNGGADIINMSVSTDTLTSSVYTAMLYAASKKVLIVASGGNSGGNQPLVPALQLGNDPLLDLSGLSVGSVNGDGSSVSWNNKGNEVLAPGVNLFTAYPGQRVVYGTGSSFSAPLVTGALALALGENANNWKLTTLAQSTSNGGIIDMSLFLKQALK; the protein is encoded by the coding sequence ATGTCACACACTTCTGTTCTGAAACGCCTGATCCTTATCACAACCGTCCTGCTCAGCCTGGCCTCCTGCAGTCAGACCCCAAAGGCCCCGGAAGCCACCGCAGAGGTGCAGAATCCCGAGATCAGCCAGCTCGGGAGTGCCGATGTCTTCGACATGACCCTCTCGGACAGGAGCAACTACCAGACCACTGCCGTGCGCTGGTGGACCAGTGGGGTCAAATGGTGGGTCAGTGGCACCAACAGCGGACTCGAATACTGGACCGATGCCGTCAGGTGGTGGGCCAGTGCCGTCAGATGGTGGGCCGAAGGGGTCTTCCTGCCCGCACCGGACAACAGCAAGCCCTTCAAACTGATCAACCTGGACAAGGCACAGCTGCTTGCCCCCAACCTCGGAGCAGGGGTCAACATTGCCCTGATTGACACAGGTGTGGACCTCAACCACCCCATGCTCACAGGAGCCGTGAAGTCTGGATGGGATTACCTCGGCAATGACAGCAACGCCAGCGAAGAAGGTGCCGACACCGATGTGGCCTATGGACACGGTACAGCCGTGGCTGGCCTGATCCGTCAGGTTGCTCCAAAAGCCACCATCACCGCCTTCCGGGTGATCACCTCCGATGGTTCCGGTCGCTCCAGAGATGTGGCCAAGGCCATCTATGACGCTGTGAACGGCGGGGCCGACATCATCAACATGAGCGTCAGCACCGACACCCTCACCTCCAGCGTGTACACCGCCATGCTGTATGCGGCCAGCAAGAAAGTCCTGATTGTTGCTTCGGGTGGGAACAGCGGAGGCAACCAGCCCCTCGTTCCAGCCCTGCAACTCGGAAATGATCCCCTGCTTGACCTCTCAGGCCTCAGTGTGGGCAGCGTGAACGGCGATGGCAGCAGCGTCAGCTGGAACAACAAGGGCAACGAGGTGCTCGCTCCCGGCGTGAACCTCTTCACTGCCTACCCTGGACAGCGCGTGGTGTACGGCACAGGCAGCAGCTTCAGTGCACCGCTGGTGACCGGCGCTCTGGCCCTCGCCCTCGGTGAAAATGCGAACAACTGGAAACTGACCACACTGGCCCAGTCCACCAGCAACGGCGGCATCATCGACATGAGCCTCTTCCTGAAACAGGCCCTGAAATAA